One part of the Deltaproteobacteria bacterium genome encodes these proteins:
- a CDS encoding alpha/beta hydrolase, whose amino-acid sequence MLDDFDTAEVQTGETTIFVRRSGSGPPILLLHGFPQTHLMWRSVAPILARHFTVICADLRGYGRSGCPRSAPDHEPYSKRAMARDMVAVMERLGFRRFSVAGHDRGGRVAYRLALDHPQRVHRTAVLDVIPTEEAWARSDARFALAFWPWSLLAQPEPFPERLLAAAPEAVVDDALGGWGSSPAVFSADVRAAYVEALRDPARLHAICEEYRAAATCDREHDQADLRAGRRIAGPVLALWSGKGPLNAWYAEEGGPLALWRSWADDVHGHSVDAGHFFPEEIPGETADALTRFFR is encoded by the coding sequence TCCTGCTGCTGCACGGCTTTCCCCAGACGCATCTGATGTGGCGAAGCGTGGCGCCCATCCTGGCGCGCCATTTCACCGTCATCTGCGCCGATCTCCGCGGCTACGGCCGCAGCGGCTGCCCCAGGTCGGCCCCGGACCACGAGCCGTATTCCAAACGAGCCATGGCGCGCGACATGGTGGCCGTCATGGAGCGGCTCGGTTTTCGCCGCTTCTCGGTCGCCGGGCACGACCGGGGCGGTCGCGTCGCTTATCGCCTCGCACTCGATCACCCGCAGCGCGTGCATCGGACCGCAGTGCTCGACGTCATTCCGACCGAAGAGGCATGGGCGCGGTCAGACGCGAGATTCGCTCTCGCCTTCTGGCCCTGGTCCTTGCTCGCCCAGCCCGAACCATTTCCCGAGCGTCTCCTCGCAGCGGCCCCCGAAGCGGTCGTCGACGACGCGCTCGGCGGGTGGGGATCTTCACCGGCAGTCTTCAGCGCGGACGTGCGCGCCGCCTACGTCGAGGCGTTGCGCGATCCTGCCCGCTTGCACGCGATCTGCGAAGAGTACCGGGCCGCAGCGACGTGCGACCGAGAGCACGACCAGGCGGATCTCCGCGCCGGCCGTCGCATCGCGGGCCCTGTCCTTGCGCTCTGGAGCGGCAAGGGACCGCTCAATGCCTGGTACGCGGAGGAAGGCGGACCGCTCGCGCTCTGGCGGTCCTGGGCCGACGACGTCCACGGCCATTCCGTGGACGCCGGACACTTCTTCCCGGAGGAAATCCCGGGTGAAACGGCCGATGCCTTGACGAGGTTCTTCAGATGA